In one Chrysiogenia bacterium genomic region, the following are encoded:
- the ftsA gene encoding cell division protein FtsA, protein MGKKHDNIVVGLDIGTTKTRAVVGEVTPNGIDVVGIGSHSSKGLRKGVVVNIEATMESIREAIEEAELMAGVEITNVYAGIAGAHIQGQNEKGIIAIKNKEVTERDIKRVVDAARAIAIPLDREVIHILPQEFVIDDQDGVREPIGMSGVRLEAKVHIITGAVTSAQNIIKSCNRTGLIVDDIVLETLACSEAVLSQDERELGVALIDIGGGTADLAIFINGAIKHTAVIPVGGAHLTNDIAMGLRTPIAEAEKIKQKYACAMAEMVDESEQIEVPSVGGRKPRIIPRKILTDITQPRMEEIFDMLDDEIIRSGYKDLLAAGLVITGGVALLEGLPELAERITSLPVRTGLPQGIGGLVDVVNSPMYATGVGLVRYGAQHQIANPGYRGVGGERVLGRVADRVREWFADFF, encoded by the coding sequence ATGGGGAAGAAACACGACAACATCGTGGTCGGCCTCGACATAGGGACCACAAAGACCCGGGCCGTCGTGGGAGAAGTCACTCCCAACGGCATCGATGTGGTGGGGATCGGTTCCCACTCGTCGAAGGGGCTACGCAAGGGCGTGGTGGTCAACATCGAGGCAACCATGGAGAGCATCCGCGAGGCGATTGAAGAAGCCGAGCTGATGGCGGGGGTGGAGATCACCAACGTCTATGCCGGCATCGCCGGGGCGCACATCCAGGGCCAGAACGAAAAAGGCATCATCGCCATCAAGAACAAGGAAGTCACCGAGCGCGACATCAAGCGCGTGGTGGACGCCGCGCGGGCGATCGCGATTCCGCTCGACCGGGAAGTGATTCACATCCTTCCGCAGGAGTTTGTGATCGACGACCAGGACGGTGTGCGCGAGCCCATCGGCATGAGCGGCGTGCGACTTGAGGCCAAGGTGCACATCATCACCGGTGCGGTCACCAGCGCGCAGAACATCATCAAGAGCTGCAACCGCACGGGTCTGATCGTCGACGACATCGTGCTGGAGACGCTCGCGTGTTCCGAGGCGGTGCTCAGCCAGGACGAGCGCGAGCTCGGCGTGGCGCTCATCGACATCGGCGGCGGCACGGCCGACCTGGCGATCTTCATCAACGGCGCGATCAAGCACACGGCGGTCATTCCCGTGGGCGGGGCGCACCTGACCAACGACATCGCCATGGGGCTTCGCACCCCCATCGCCGAGGCCGAGAAGATCAAGCAGAAATACGCCTGCGCCATGGCCGAGATGGTGGACGAGTCCGAGCAGATCGAGGTCCCCTCGGTGGGCGGGCGCAAGCCGCGCATCATCCCGAGGAAGATCCTTACCGACATCACGCAGCCGCGGATGGAGGAGATCTTCGACATGCTCGACGATGAGATCATTCGCTCCGGTTACAAGGACCTGCTGGCAGCAGGCCTCGTGATTACCGGCGGCGTCGCATTGCTCGAGGGCCTTCCCGAGCTGGCCGAGCGCATCACCAGCCTGCCGGTGCGCACGGGCCTGCCTCAGGGAATCGGTGGCCTCGTCGATGTGGTCAATTCGCCCATGTATGCCACGGGTGTGGGGCTGGTTCGCTACGGCGCCCAGCATCAGATCGCCAATCCCGGCTACCGGGGCGTTGGCGGAGAGCGCGTGCTCGGCCGGGTGGCCGACCGGGTTCGCGAATGGTTTGCAGATTTCTTTTAG
- a CDS encoding FtsQ-type POTRA domain-containing protein has protein sequence NLHAGAEDILALSNLSSKDNLFRIDCSEIKDRVESHPWISQAAVYRRFPSTVVIDVSEWRPVMAANSGEGTLHLVSESGEVFKPAALSEASGLPLLAGLTETELTRGSVRAREGIANALDVLAISRSAGIPGGRAISEIEIIGAGADVAVLFSGEGRTGPYVLLGPPPFDEKWQRLGRLWSDLDSRDVQPARIQFVSDARAVVVPTGRGAAKI, from the coding sequence CAACCTGCACGCGGGCGCCGAGGACATCCTGGCGCTCTCGAATCTCTCGTCGAAGGACAACCTGTTCCGCATCGATTGCAGCGAGATCAAGGACCGGGTGGAGAGCCATCCGTGGATCAGCCAGGCAGCCGTCTACCGGCGCTTTCCCTCGACCGTCGTGATCGATGTCAGCGAGTGGCGCCCCGTCATGGCGGCCAACAGCGGGGAGGGCACCCTGCACCTGGTGAGTGAGAGCGGTGAGGTCTTCAAGCCCGCTGCGCTGAGCGAGGCGAGCGGCCTGCCGCTGCTGGCGGGCCTGACCGAGACCGAACTGACGCGCGGGAGCGTGCGCGCGCGCGAGGGAATCGCCAACGCGCTCGATGTGCTCGCCATTTCCCGCAGCGCGGGAATTCCCGGCGGGCGGGCCATTTCCGAGATCGAGATCATCGGCGCGGGCGCGGACGTCGCCGTGCTGTTTTCGGGAGAGGGGCGCACCGGCCCCTACGTTTTGCTCGGGCCGCCGCCCTTTGATGAGAAGTGGCAGCGGCTCGGCCGGCTCTGGAGCGATCTCGATTCGCGGGACGTGCAGCCGGCACGCATTCAATTTGTCAGCGATGCTCGCGCGGTGGTCGTACCGACCGGCCGCGGGGCTGCGAAGATTTAG